A genomic region of Zea mays cultivar B73 chromosome 6, Zm-B73-REFERENCE-NAM-5.0, whole genome shotgun sequence contains the following coding sequences:
- the LOC100274140 gene encoding uncharacterized protein LOC100274140, translated as MVYCTHCADYCPSIKDPDKGYICCGTCGKVLDQEVYTDEPTFVKDNKGQSRLAGSILESIESGYSMSRQRTLDKGRDEIRQIVNNLHISGGETIVSKAFRFYELALDRNFTRGRRTTHVAAACLYIACRQSKKAYLLIDFSDHLQISVYVLGAVFLQLCQVLQLAEHPVVQKLVDPSLFIHRFTKLLLGRRNNDVSDTALRIVASMKRDWMQTGRKPSGLCGAALYIAALSHGCNYTKADIVSVVHVCEATLTKRLIEFENTDSGSLTIEEFLATADESNEEPVSKHSPKSGEILCKHKDKGFEHFAHGLCEKCYNKFTKLSGGLEGGSDPPAFQRAEKKRLEAAKRAEEAAAAKEAALEESLCDTQNSEVESAMTPRKGLSGDKSSKMGSEGLINDSMPPKDPEEGGENCEGNADPESLSDIDDAEVDGYLHNEEETQYKKIIWEEMNKEYLEEQAAKEALAAELAARGIDPEAGKKKRKRNEGTKSSTPAETPAEATCNMLKRKGLGSKINVGAVDELYKTKDEVGSANNEEEMEFDALFGPDNAAGETVDDGYNYNYGGYDDDGAEGYNGLDDDFDF; from the exons ATGGTTTACTGCACTCATTGCGCTGATTACTGCCCCTCCATAAAGGATCCTGACAAAGGATACAT ATGTTGTGGTACATGTGGGAAGGTTCTTGACCAGGAGGTATACACTGATGAGCCTACTTTTGTTAAGGATAACAAAGGGCAG AGTCGCTTAGCTGGAAGTATTCTTGAAAGCATTGAGTCTGGATATTCAATGTCTCGTCAAAGAACCTTAGACAAAG GGAGGGATGAGATTAGGCAGATTGTCAATAACTTACATATCAGCGGTGGAGAAACTATCGTTAGCAAGGCATTTCGCTTCTACGAG CTAGCTCTCGACCGTAATTTTACCAGGGGGCGTAGAACAACACATGTTGCAGCTGCTTGCCTTTACATTGCCTGCAG GCAAAGTAAGAAGGCTTATCTTCTTATCGATTTCTCTGACCATCTCCAAATAAGTGT CTACGTCCTAGGTGCTGTTTTTCTTCAGCTCTGCCAAGTTTTGCAACTTGCAGAACATCCAGTTGTTCAGAAACTTGTAGATCCCAGTCTTTTCATCCATCGTTTTACAAAAC TTTTGCTGGGAAGAAGAAATAATGATGTCTCGGACACAGCTTTACGCATTGTAGCTAGCATGAAGAGAGATTGGATGCAG ACTGGGAGGAAGCCAAGCGGATTATGTGgtgcagcattatacattgctGCACTCTCTCATGGGTGTAATTACACCAAGGCAGATATT GTCTCTGTTGTGCATGTGTGTGAGGCCACTCTAACGAAGCGATTGATAGAGTTCGAAAATACAGATTCTGGCAGCTTAACA ATTGAAGAATTTCTGGCAACAGCTGATGAATCTAATGAAGAGCCTGTTTCAAAACATTCGCCCAAGTCTGGAGAAATTCTCTGCAAACACAAGGATAAAGGTTTTGAGCATTTTGCTCATGGACTTTGTGAAAAATGCTACAATAAG TTCACTAAACTGTCGGGTGGACTAGAAGGTGGTTCTGACCCTCCAGCATTCCAACGAGCTGAAAAGAAAAGACTTGAAGCTGCTAAAagggctgaagaagctgcagcagCTAAGGAGGCAGCGCTGGAAGAATCTCTTTGCGACACACAGAATTCTGAGGTTGAGAGTGCCATGACTCCTAGAAAG GGTTTAAGTGGAGATAAATCTTCGAAAATGGGATCTGAGGGACTCATAAATGACTCTATGCCACCCAAGGATCCTGAAGAGGGAG GTGAAAATTGTGAAGGCAATGCAGATCCAGAAAGCCTTTCTGACATTGACGATGCAGAG GTTGATGGGTACCTTcacaatgaggaagaaacacaatATAAAAAGATTATCTGGGAGGAAATGAACAAAGAGTACCTTGAG GAACAAGCAGCCAAGGAAGCTTTGGCAGCTGAATTGGCAGCTAGAGGGATTGATCCAGAAGCGGGAAAGAAA AAACGAAAACGTAATGAAGGCACGAAGAGCTCGACACCTGCTGAAACACCAGCAGAAGCCACGTGCAACATGCTGAAACGGAAG GGACTTGGTTCAAAGATCAATGTGGGAGCTGTTGACGAATTGTACAAG ACTAAAGATGAAGTTGGCAGCGCAAACAATGAAGAAGAGATGGAGTTCGACGCACTGTTTGGGCCGGACAATGCTGCCGGTGAGACGGTCGATGACGGTTACAATTACAACTATGGGGGATACGACGACGATGGCGCAGAAGGCTACAATGGCCTTGATGACGATTTCGATTTCTAG
- the LOC542216 gene encoding late embryogenesis abundant protein, group 3: MASHQDKASYQAGETKARTEEKTGQAVGATKDTAQHAKDRAADAAGHAAGKGQDAKEATKQKASDTGSYLGKKTDEAKHKAGETTEATKQKAGETTEAAKQKAADAMEAAKQKAAEAGQYAKDTAVSGKDKSGGVIQQATEQVKSAAAGAKDAVMSTLGMGGDDKQGDANTNKDSSTITRDH, from the exons ATGGCTTCCCACCAGGACAAGGCTAGCTACCAGGCCGGCGAGACCAAGGCCCGCACCGAG GAGAAGACCGGGCAGGCGGTGGGGGCGACCAAGGACACGGCGCAGCACGCCAAGGACCGGGCGGCGGACGCGGCGGGGCACGCGGCGGGCAAGGGCCAGGACGCCAAGGAGGCCACCAAGCAGAAGGCGTCCGACACCGGCAGCTACCTGGGCAAGAAGACCGACGAGGCCAAGCACAAGGCCGGCGAGACGACGGAGGCCACCAAGCAGAAGGCCGGCGAGACGACGGAGGCCGCCAAGCAGAAGGCAGCCGACGCCATGGAGGCCGCCAAGCAGAAGGCCGCCGAGGCCGGGCAGTACGCCAAGGACACCGCTGTCTCCGGCAAGGACAAGTCCGGCGGCGTCATCCAGCAG GCCACTGAGCAGGTGAAGAGCGCGGCGGCGGGCGCCAAGGACGCGGTGATGAGCACGCTGGGGATGGGCGGGGACGACAAGCAGGGCGACGCCAACACCAACAAGGACTCCTCTACCATCACCAGGGATCACTAG